From the Candidatus Methanosuratincola sp. genome, one window contains:
- a CDS encoding class I SAM-dependent methyltransferase, whose amino-acid sequence MKQGERVLDIACGKVEFLIRLAELYDIAGAGIDISPYCIRECEEKRRRRAPNSGIKFVKMDCADYKPEAPCSFDLVLCIGASWVYGGYLGTIQALKGMVKEGRLIVVGEPFWSREPSQEYLEAAGIKKDDFGRHCDNVKVGEDEGLTCLYTLVSGYDDWDHYETLQWWSIDEYIRAHPDDPDIHELVERKKREKNLYLQRGRETMGWAVYVFRK is encoded by the coding sequence TTGAAGCAAGGAGAACGTGTCCTAGACATAGCCTGTGGGAAAGTAGAGTTTCTCATCAGGCTGGCGGAGCTCTATGATATTGCAGGCGCAGGCATCGATATTTCTCCCTACTGCATTCGAGAATGCGAGGAAAAACGTAGGAGGAGAGCCCCAAACTCAGGCATTAAATTTGTGAAGATGGATTGTGCGGACTATAAACCTGAAGCCCCATGTTCATTTGACCTGGTCCTTTGCATCGGGGCGAGTTGGGTGTACGGCGGTTATCTAGGGACGATTCAAGCTTTGAAAGGGATGGTGAAGGAGGGAAGGCTAATTGTAGTCGGAGAACCTTTTTGGTCGAGGGAACCGAGCCAAGAGTATTTGGAGGCCGCAGGGATCAAAAAAGATGATTTTGGCAGACATTGTGACAATGTAAAAGTGGGGGAGGACGAAGGGTTAACCTGCCTTTACACGCTTGTGAGTGGCTACGACGATTGGGACCATTATGAAACGCTTCAATGGTGGTCTATTGACGAGTACATCAGGGCTCACCCCGACGACCCTGATATCCACGAGCTAGTAGAACGAAAGAAGCGTGAGAAGAATCTCTATCTACAAAGAGGCAGGGAAACTATGGGATGGGCGGTATATGTCTTCAGAAAATAA
- a CDS encoding transcription initiation factor IIB: protein MSSKLETKNDKAAGKVSSADQEPENESASLKCPSCGGTSFVRSFERGEVTCTNCGLVVTEKIIDRGPEWRAFTSEERDKRSRVGSPLSPTVHDRGLSTIIDWRDKDAMGRKLEPKKRIEILRWRKWQIRTRVHSSMDRNLAQAMSELDRISSQIGLPKSVKEESAVIYRRAVEKGLVRGRSIESVMAAAIYAACRTQKVPRTLDEIARYTKAGRKDVARCYRLLLREVDVNIPIADPIDFITRIGGALELSGTTQHKAAEIIRDAKKMGITAGKDPAGLAAAAIYVASLLENERRTQKEIAQAAQVTEVTVRNRYKELMKELNIEVPIQ from the coding sequence TTGTCCTCAAAACTTGAGACAAAGAACGATAAGGCTGCCGGGAAAGTGAGTAGTGCGGATCAGGAACCCGAAAACGAGTCCGCTTCCCTCAAGTGTCCATCCTGCGGTGGTACGAGTTTCGTAAGGAGCTTCGAGCGGGGGGAAGTCACCTGCACGAACTGCGGTCTGGTCGTCACTGAAAAGATCATCGACCGTGGCCCCGAATGGCGGGCATTCACCTCGGAGGAGCGTGACAAGAGGAGCAGGGTGGGCTCGCCGCTTTCCCCGACGGTCCACGACAGGGGTCTCTCAACGATAATCGACTGGCGCGACAAGGACGCCATGGGCAGGAAGCTTGAGCCGAAGAAGAGGATAGAAATACTTAGGTGGCGGAAGTGGCAGATCCGAACCCGCGTCCACAGCTCCATGGACAGGAACCTCGCGCAGGCTATGAGTGAGCTGGACCGGATAAGTTCTCAGATTGGCCTTCCAAAGAGCGTGAAGGAGGAGTCCGCGGTGATATACAGACGCGCCGTGGAGAAGGGCCTCGTCCGGGGGAGGTCTATCGAGTCGGTTATGGCCGCGGCCATCTATGCCGCGTGCAGGACGCAGAAGGTGCCCCGTACACTCGATGAGATCGCAAGGTACACGAAGGCCGGCAGGAAGGACGTCGCCAGGTGCTACCGGCTCCTTCTGAGGGAGGTCGATGTCAACATCCCGATAGCCGACCCGATCGACTTCATAACGAGGATAGGTGGGGCTCTCGAGCTGAGCGGGACCACGCAGCACAAGGCAGCTGAGATAATCAGGGACGCCAAGAAGATGGGGATCACCGCCGGGAAAGACCCCGCCGGCCTTGCGGCTGCCGCGATATACGTGGCGTCGCTCCTCGAGAACGAGCGCCGGACACAGAAGGAGATCGCGCAGGCAGCCCAGGTCACCGAGGTCACGGTGAGGAACAGGTACAAGGAACTGATGAAGGAGCTGAATATCGAGGTACCTATACAGTAG
- the yciH gene encoding stress response translation initiation inhibitor YciH — protein sequence MSEICSKCGLPKDLCVCEAIVKEQQRIRVFLEKRKWGRDVTIIEGIDEKSINLKELSGRLKSKLACGGTDKDGRIELQGDHRERAAEILVESGFPSDNIDVE from the coding sequence TTGAGCGAAATATGTTCTAAGTGCGGACTTCCGAAAGATTTGTGTGTTTGTGAAGCGATAGTAAAAGAGCAACAGAGGATTAGGGTGTTCTTGGAAAAGAGGAAGTGGGGGAGAGACGTCACCATAATCGAGGGCATCGACGAGAAGAGCATAAACCTGAAGGAGCTCTCGGGGAGGCTCAAGAGCAAACTGGCATGCGGAGGGACGGACAAGGACGGCAGGATCGAGCTGCAGGGCGACCACCGGGAGAGGGCTGCTGAGATCCTCGTGGAGAGCGGATTTCCCAGCGACAACATCGACGTCGAATAG
- a CDS encoding ABC transporter substrate-binding protein produces MNKRAFSALALLIVAVIVLAGAFLFYSPPQTNIRIGYLPAASYGIVWVAYEGGYFGEQGLNVTLVEYNSVGDLVAAFNKKEIDGAPITSVAIAAFIKNIDALIVAGNSLDGTALVAKNSSGINSISDLEGRRVGTVLYVPGDFIFKKVIAEEGINVSLSTYLSPADALLALENDLVDAAFLWEPYSSWASYRGLDLVLWDKEVYPVDYPCCLQVFHTSFVSKNPEAVTKFIKALIKAEALIYSKPGEALPMVKKYLPGMPWEIIYDSIIRIDPDINQPRNPLSGYFNKSELQSFYGLLTPSLLSANDYNTLVSRLDSSYYARAVSELKKEGFNLPQIYYR; encoded by the coding sequence ATGAACAAAAGAGCGTTTTCTGCATTAGCCCTGTTAATAGTGGCAGTTATTGTTCTTGCGGGGGCCTTCCTCTTTTACAGCCCTCCTCAGACGAACATACGCATAGGCTACCTGCCCGCGGCCAGCTACGGCATCGTATGGGTTGCCTACGAAGGCGGCTACTTTGGGGAGCAGGGGCTGAACGTCACCCTTGTCGAGTACAATAGTGTGGGCGACCTAGTAGCCGCATTCAACAAGAAAGAGATCGACGGCGCGCCCATCACCTCTGTGGCAATAGCCGCATTCATAAAGAACATCGATGCGCTTATCGTCGCGGGCAATTCTCTGGACGGCACCGCCCTGGTGGCCAAGAATTCTTCCGGGATCAATTCGATAAGCGACCTCGAGGGGAGGAGAGTAGGGACCGTGCTCTACGTGCCTGGCGACTTCATATTCAAGAAGGTCATTGCAGAGGAGGGCATAAACGTATCCTTATCCACATACCTCTCCCCTGCAGACGCCCTCCTGGCGCTTGAAAACGACCTGGTGGACGCCGCCTTCCTTTGGGAGCCATACTCTTCATGGGCTTCCTATCGTGGCTTGGACCTCGTACTGTGGGACAAGGAAGTCTATCCGGTTGATTACCCGTGCTGCCTCCAGGTCTTCCATACTTCGTTCGTTTCAAAGAACCCAGAAGCAGTAACTAAATTCATAAAAGCCCTCATAAAGGCTGAGGCGCTCATATACTCCAAGCCCGGGGAGGCATTGCCCATGGTTAAGAAGTACCTGCCAGGAATGCCATGGGAGATAATTTACGACAGCATAATAAGGATAGACCCGGACATAAACCAGCCAAGGAACCCGCTCAGCGGCTACTTCAACAAGAGCGAGCTCCAGTCTTTCTACGGATTGCTAACCCCCTCCCTCCTGTCAGCAAACGACTATAACACTCTGGTCTCGAGACTGGATAGCAGCTACTATGCGAGAGCAGTCTCGGAGCTGAAAAAAGAGGGTTTTAATCTACCTCAGATATACTATAGGTGA
- a CDS encoding metal-dependent transcriptional regulator encodes MDYREHKNPEDYLEFIYVLSEEFSKGLVKIKEISSALGVFPSTVTETMQRLSEKGLVIRVDYEGVRLTETGRAMARAVLSKHRILECFFYQYLGMSPEEVADEICGIEHHISDRVLMRLYEKLGKPKCCPHGKPIPVCPQEE; translated from the coding sequence ATGGACTACCGCGAACACAAGAATCCGGAGGACTACCTCGAGTTCATATACGTTCTCTCCGAGGAGTTCTCCAAAGGTCTGGTTAAGATAAAGGAGATCTCAAGCGCCCTCGGCGTCTTCCCTTCGACGGTCACCGAGACGATGCAGCGCCTCTCCGAAAAGGGGCTGGTCATTAGGGTAGATTACGAAGGAGTCCGCCTGACCGAAACAGGTCGAGCGATGGCAAGGGCCGTGCTCTCAAAGCACAGGATACTCGAGTGCTTCTTCTACCAGTACCTCGGGATGTCCCCTGAGGAGGTCGCAGATGAAATCTGCGGGATTGAGCATCACATAAGCGACAGAGTGCTGATGCGGCTTTACGAAAAGTTGGGTAAACCGAAATGCTGCCCTCACGGCAAGCCTATACCCGTGTGCCCCCAGGAGGAATGA
- a CDS encoding FeoA family protein translates to MSLFRIPHMAFLFLFGRKPEDSGCGGKGSACSTPRSESEANWSIGDDEKRRSRTAREYYTFSKEKRYPLEELVPLAELEEGQEGKVVIAFGDRKLICRLCDLGLIPETQIRVLKRGLMEGPIILEVRSCEIAIGREIASKVLVKPL, encoded by the coding sequence ATGAGCTTGTTCAGAATCCCCCATATGGCGTTTCTATTCCTGTTCGGCAGAAAACCGGAGGACAGCGGTTGCGGTGGCAAAGGAAGCGCCTGCAGCACCCCCCGCTCGGAGTCCGAGGCTAATTGGTCTATCGGTGATGATGAAAAAAGGCGCTCCAGAACCGCTAGAGAGTACTACACGTTTTCAAAGGAGAAGAGATACCCTCTGGAGGAACTCGTCCCCTTGGCGGAACTCGAGGAGGGGCAGGAGGGCAAGGTAGTCATCGCGTTCGGAGACCGTAAGCTGATATGCAGGCTCTGTGACCTCGGTCTCATTCCCGAGACGCAAATCAGGGTTCTGAAGAGGGGTCTGATGGAAGGGCCGATAATCCTCGAGGTCAGATCCTGCGAGATAGCCATCGGCAGGGAAATAGCCTCGAAGGTGCTCGTTAAGCCTCTCTGA
- the feoB gene encoding ferrous iron transport protein B, which produces MGAGKDDVEEKRIEIALVGNPNVGKSTLFNQLTGLNQSVGNWPGKTVEVAKGTLVFKGLRIDVVDLPGIYSLSAFSEEEVVARDYILSGRPDILVNVVDAMALERNLYLSMQLMEMGVRLVLALNFVEDAKAKGIEIDAGSLSAGLGVPVIAVNAISGSGIAELVELAISHVSAKPPKRPAYGKEVEVYISEISGAIRTTDFGIPAGISPEWLAIKLIEGDPAVLDRFPKLAHLDSKIKAVKNKLEMVHGEEPAVVIASERYSAIHKIVRSSSVMHTSPITTRSERIEAILTHRFFGYLILLLVLGGMFFSIFAVGGMLSEIFDEAFRLLNDHVIGALVVLGVAQPISDILINGILFGVTAALSIVISYIFIFYLALSVLEDTGYLPRAAFLLDSLMHKLGLHGKAFIPMLLGYGCSVPACVSCRIMETWKERVILGALVVMIPCSARSVIILGVAAQYLGFAAAMGIYVLDIFVVLFIGRLLFKAMPGESVGLIMQMPRIRIFKPWLVLKKTWFKTKDFIYIGLPLIVAGSVLIEALRVTGLIDQVILALSPFTYGLLGMPVAVGISIVFGILRKEMALAMLATYTNTLDFSSIMSPVQMVVFTIFMVLYVPCIATIAALFREYRAKWSLLIVAMNMSVATVVAFGARILLSLFL; this is translated from the coding sequence ATGGGCGCAGGGAAAGATGATGTGGAAGAGAAGAGGATCGAGATCGCACTCGTCGGAAACCCCAACGTCGGGAAGAGTACGCTGTTCAACCAGCTCACCGGGCTCAACCAGTCGGTAGGCAACTGGCCCGGCAAGACCGTCGAGGTTGCCAAGGGCACTCTGGTATTCAAGGGCCTCAGGATAGATGTGGTCGACCTACCGGGGATATACTCACTATCGGCATTCTCCGAAGAAGAGGTGGTAGCGCGGGATTACATCCTCTCCGGGCGCCCTGACATACTAGTGAATGTTGTTGATGCAATGGCACTGGAGCGGAACCTCTACCTCTCGATGCAGTTGATGGAGATGGGGGTGAGACTTGTCCTCGCCCTGAATTTCGTCGAGGACGCTAAGGCGAAGGGCATAGAGATAGACGCCGGTTCGCTTTCAGCGGGGCTAGGCGTTCCCGTGATCGCAGTCAACGCCATATCCGGATCTGGGATCGCCGAGCTTGTAGAGCTTGCGATAAGCCACGTGTCGGCAAAGCCGCCTAAGAGACCTGCCTATGGAAAGGAAGTGGAAGTCTACATCTCTGAGATCTCGGGAGCAATAAGGACAACTGACTTTGGAATCCCTGCCGGGATCAGCCCGGAGTGGTTGGCCATTAAGCTGATTGAAGGCGACCCTGCAGTGCTTGATCGCTTCCCAAAACTTGCGCACCTGGATAGCAAGATAAAAGCCGTGAAGAACAAGCTTGAGATGGTCCATGGCGAAGAACCAGCCGTCGTTATAGCATCGGAGAGGTACTCCGCGATACACAAGATCGTCAGATCCTCGTCGGTGATGCACACCTCCCCTATAACTACACGCTCGGAGAGGATAGAGGCCATCCTGACCCACCGCTTCTTTGGGTACCTCATACTCCTCCTGGTCTTGGGTGGGATGTTCTTCTCGATCTTCGCAGTAGGGGGAATGTTGTCGGAGATCTTTGATGAAGCGTTCCGTCTTCTGAACGATCATGTAATTGGTGCCCTGGTAGTGCTGGGGGTAGCCCAACCAATTTCCGACATATTGATCAACGGCATCCTGTTCGGCGTAACAGCTGCGCTGTCGATAGTGATCTCTTACATCTTCATCTTCTACCTCGCCCTGTCGGTCCTTGAGGACACAGGATACCTGCCAAGGGCAGCATTTCTCCTCGACTCCCTCATGCACAAGTTGGGCCTACACGGAAAGGCCTTCATACCCATGCTGCTGGGATACGGGTGCAGCGTACCTGCATGCGTCTCCTGCAGGATAATGGAGACCTGGAAAGAGCGGGTCATTCTTGGGGCTCTGGTGGTAATGATCCCTTGTTCTGCAAGGTCGGTCATAATCTTGGGGGTGGCTGCGCAGTACCTAGGTTTCGCGGCTGCGATGGGGATATATGTTCTCGACATCTTTGTGGTCCTCTTCATCGGTCGTCTGCTCTTCAAGGCAATGCCAGGCGAGTCTGTGGGGCTCATAATGCAGATGCCGAGGATCCGCATTTTCAAACCCTGGCTGGTTCTGAAAAAGACATGGTTCAAGACAAAGGACTTCATCTATATCGGTCTGCCACTGATCGTGGCTGGATCGGTCCTGATAGAGGCGCTCCGCGTCACCGGTCTCATAGATCAGGTGATACTGGCACTCTCTCCCTTCACCTACGGACTGCTAGGGATGCCGGTGGCGGTAGGTATCTCGATCGTCTTCGGTATACTAAGGAAAGAGATGGCGCTCGCCATGCTCGCGACATATACAAACACGCTGGACTTCTCCTCGATCATGTCCCCAGTACAGATGGTTGTCTTCACGATCTTCATGGTGCTCTACGTCCCTTGCATAGCGACCATCGCCGCGCTCTTCAGAGAGTACCGCGCCAAGTGGTCACTCCTCATAGTGGCTATGAACATGTCCGTAGCCACCGTAGTAGCCTTCGGCGCCCGGATCCTCCTCAGCCTGTTCCTCTGA
- a CDS encoding HIT domain-containing protein produces the protein MSERILWAPWRGEFVSAAKKEGCIFCKKPSEDDPESLIFERRERVFGMLNRFPYNSGHLMIAPYRHVTDVGDLQKEEVEDLFALLRDSIAVLRKEMRPEGFNVGFNIGRAAGAGFEHIHMHVVPRWTGDTNFMPVLASTKVMPEHLLRTLERIRAGFRGTG, from the coding sequence ATGTCTGAGAGGATACTGTGGGCACCGTGGCGCGGCGAGTTTGTCTCTGCGGCAAAGAAAGAAGGGTGCATATTCTGCAAAAAGCCGTCCGAGGATGATCCAGAGTCCCTAATATTCGAGAGGAGGGAGAGGGTATTCGGGATGCTGAACAGATTCCCCTACAACAGCGGGCACCTGATGATCGCCCCGTACAGGCATGTCACTGACGTCGGGGATCTCCAGAAGGAAGAGGTCGAGGATCTCTTCGCACTGCTGAGGGACTCGATTGCTGTGCTCAGGAAGGAGATGCGTCCGGAAGGGTTCAACGTAGGTTTCAACATCGGCAGGGCGGCGGGTGCCGGATTCGAGCACATACACATGCACGTGGTGCCGCGCTGGACAGGGGATACAAACTTCATGCCTGTTCTCGCATCGACCAAGGTGATGCCAGAGCACCTCTTACGAACCTTAGAGAGGATAAGAGCAGGGTTCAGAGGAACAGGCTGA
- a CDS encoding Mov34/MPN/PAD-1 family protein: MLKEVAVNGEVLEIFLEMCREVFPRENIMLIRGKVRGERAEIREFLIPPFSTYGEGFSSFPTHMIPFDLSIIGIAHSHPSGDNRPSDQDMNNFYGRVMLIAAYPYNRASVAAYNSKGIKIEFTVD; this comes from the coding sequence GTGCTGAAGGAAGTCGCCGTGAACGGCGAGGTCCTCGAGATATTCCTCGAGATGTGCAGGGAAGTCTTCCCCCGCGAGAACATAATGCTGATCAGGGGCAAGGTCAGGGGCGAGAGGGCAGAAATAAGGGAGTTCCTTATACCGCCGTTTTCAACATACGGCGAAGGCTTCTCGTCCTTCCCCACCCACATGATACCTTTCGACCTGAGCATAATCGGGATCGCGCATTCACACCCCTCCGGCGACAACCGCCCATCCGATCAGGACATGAACAACTTCTACGGGAGGGTGATGCTCATAGCAGCTTACCCATACAACAGGGCCAGCGTGGCGGCTTACAACAGTAAAGGAATTAAGATAGAGTTCACCGTAGATTAG